From the genome of Halomonas sp. 1513, one region includes:
- a CDS encoding sulfate transporter gives MPRRQRLTILALGIALSAPLAVAEERFITLASTTSTEQSGLFAAIVPQFREATGIDVRVVAVGTGQAFEIARRGDADSLLVHDTGDEERFVADGYASERRDVMVNDFVLIGPSSDPAGIAEADDALDAFARIAASGTPFTSRGDDSGTHRAEQRFWADAGIDTAGGWYRELGSGMGATLNTAAAMDAYVFADRATWLAFDNRQDLAVLFAGDEALFNQYGSLLLDRDRHPHLKHDLAEQWHRWLVSDDGQAAIAGYAIDGEPLFFPNAAHP, from the coding sequence ATGCCACGTCGCCAGCGCCTCACGATACTCGCCCTCGGCATCGCCCTCTCGGCGCCACTCGCCGTCGCTGAAGAGCGCTTTATCACCCTCGCCTCGACCACCTCCACCGAGCAGTCGGGGCTGTTCGCCGCTATCGTGCCGCAGTTTCGCGAGGCGACCGGTATCGACGTGCGCGTGGTCGCGGTGGGCACCGGCCAGGCCTTCGAGATCGCCCGCCGCGGCGACGCCGACAGCCTGCTGGTTCACGATACCGGGGACGAGGAGCGGTTCGTCGCCGACGGCTATGCCAGCGAGCGCCGCGACGTGATGGTCAACGACTTCGTGCTGATCGGGCCGAGTAGCGACCCGGCCGGCATCGCCGAGGCCGACGATGCCCTGGACGCCTTTGCGCGCATCGCCGCCAGCGGCACACCCTTCACCTCCCGCGGCGACGACAGCGGCACCCACCGTGCCGAGCAGCGTTTCTGGGCAGACGCCGGTATCGATACCGCCGGCGGCTGGTACCGCGAGCTGGGTAGCGGCATGGGCGCGACCCTCAATACCGCGGCGGCGATGGACGCCTACGTGTTCGCCGACCGCGCCACCTGGCTGGCCTTCGACAACCGCCAGGATCTCGCCGTCCTGTTCGCGGGCGACGAAGCCCTGTTCAACCAGTACGGCAGCCTGCTGCTGGACCGCGACCGCCACCCGCATCTCAAGCACGACCTCGCCGAGCAGTGGCACCGGTGGCTGGTGTCGGACGACGGCCAGGCGGCGATTGCCGGCTACGCCATCGACGGTGAGCCGCTGTTCTTTCCCAACGCCGCGCACCCTTGA
- a CDS encoding LysR family transcriptional regulator codes for MNIRHLTFRLLQVYAAVVASGTVSEAARRLHLTQPTVSMQLKRLGEAVGEPLLESRHGRLFPTEAGSELYRASREVLGRFDDFDDYLSALRGGERGRFSIALVNTAQYVLPRLLGPHSRAFPEVEVTVHIGNRRQMLTRFERQEDDLYVFSHPPSLAHARAGRFLRNPLVAVAPHGHPLAARERIDMSELLGERMLLREPGSATRMLFESWLQEQGLTLGPTLQMASNEAIRVGVAAGMGLAVLSEHVLPPEHPDIVILPVTGLPIESHWQFIVRSDRRLSHAALGFLRFAAGHLDECVEPRFLSNELEGLLSGLN; via the coding sequence ATGAACATTCGCCATCTGACCTTTCGCCTGCTGCAGGTGTATGCCGCGGTGGTGGCCAGCGGCACCGTGAGCGAGGCGGCGCGGCGCCTTCATCTTACCCAGCCGACGGTCTCGATGCAGCTCAAGCGGCTCGGTGAGGCGGTGGGCGAGCCGCTGCTGGAGAGCCGCCACGGGCGCCTGTTTCCCACCGAGGCGGGCAGCGAGCTGTACCGCGCCAGCCGCGAGGTGCTGGGGCGCTTCGACGACTTCGACGACTACCTCTCGGCGCTGCGCGGCGGCGAGCGTGGGCGTTTCTCGATTGCCCTGGTCAACACCGCCCAGTACGTGCTGCCGCGGCTGCTGGGGCCGCACAGCCGTGCCTTTCCCGAGGTCGAGGTGACCGTGCATATCGGCAACCGCCGCCAGATGCTGACGCGCTTCGAGCGCCAGGAAGACGACCTCTACGTGTTCAGTCACCCGCCGTCGCTGGCCCACGCCCGGGCCGGGCGCTTCCTGCGCAATCCGCTGGTGGCGGTGGCGCCACACGGCCATCCGCTGGCGGCACGCGAGCGTATCGACATGAGCGAGCTGCTGGGCGAGCGCATGCTGCTGCGCGAGCCGGGCTCGGCGACGCGCATGCTGTTCGAGAGCTGGCTGCAGGAGCAGGGGCTGACGCTGGGGCCGACGCTGCAGATGGCCAGTAACGAGGCGATCCGCGTCGGCGTGGCGGCGGGCATGGGGCTTGCAGTGCTCTCCGAGCATGTGCTGCCGCCGGAGCACCCGGATATCGTCATCCTGCCGGTGACGGGCCTGCCCATCGAGAGCCACTGGCAGTTCATCGTGCGCAGCGACCGGCGGCTCTCTCACGCGGCCCTGGGCTTTTTGCGCTTCGCCGCCGGCCACCTGGACGAGTGCGTCGAGCCGCGCTTCTTGAGCAATGAACTCGAGGGATTGCTTAGCGGGTTGAACTAA
- a CDS encoding 3-methylcrotonyl-CoA carboxylase, translating to MTANRFDTLLVANRGEIACRVMRTARRMGLRTVAVYSDADANARHVREADEAIRIGPAAARDSYLNVEAVVEAAQRSGAGAIHPGYGFLSENGAFVEALDAAGIVFVGPPAAAIAAMGDKSAAKARMANAGVPLVPGYHGHDQDDALLRGEADKIGYPVLLKASAGGGGKGMRVVESADGFQAALDGCRRESQAAFGDARMLIEKYLTQPRHVEVQVFCDGHGNGVYLFERDCSVQRRHQKVLEEAPAPGMNAELRREMGEAAVRAAQEIGYVGAGTVEFLLDSSQGQNGAFFFMEMNTRLQVEHPVTEMITGQDLVEWQLRVAMCEALPLQQDELTITGHSFEARLYAEDPAQDFLPATGTLTSFAMDLEGAGLSSYEKGRARVRLDSGVESGDVVSMHYDPMLAKLIVHGDDRDQALATLNRALAALDVRGVVTNRSFLQRLATHPAFKAAELDTRFIERHHDTLFAAEHPATEEYASAALIALDQLGRERESDSPWDRHDGFRLNAPHGIRIALCDRQDAASPVVVEGSRESDADPWCLTIGSKTLTASLQPLEGDAVAITLNGHRRRLQARLVGEGERHIIVMVDPAGESRLLWQRIDAIDHGHHEVESTLTAPMHGTVVALLVEAGQKVEKGMPLMVMEAMKMEHTLTAPADGQVERFHFAAGDTVGQGDVLLEFSPEE from the coding sequence ATGACCGCCAACCGCTTCGATACCCTACTGGTGGCCAACCGCGGCGAGATCGCCTGCCGCGTGATGCGCACCGCACGCCGCATGGGCCTGCGCACCGTGGCCGTCTACTCGGATGCCGATGCCAACGCCCGCCACGTGCGCGAAGCCGACGAGGCCATACGCATCGGCCCCGCCGCCGCACGCGACAGCTACCTCAACGTCGAGGCAGTGGTGGAGGCCGCCCAGCGCAGCGGCGCCGGCGCCATTCACCCCGGCTACGGCTTCCTCTCCGAGAACGGCGCCTTCGTCGAAGCGCTGGACGCCGCCGGCATCGTCTTCGTCGGCCCGCCCGCCGCGGCGATTGCCGCCATGGGCGACAAGTCCGCCGCCAAGGCGCGTATGGCCAACGCCGGCGTACCGCTGGTGCCGGGCTACCACGGCCACGACCAGGACGACGCCCTGCTGCGTGGCGAAGCCGACAAGATCGGCTACCCGGTGCTGCTCAAGGCCAGCGCCGGCGGTGGCGGCAAGGGCATGCGCGTGGTCGAGTCGGCCGATGGCTTCCAGGCCGCGCTGGACGGCTGCCGCCGAGAGTCCCAGGCCGCCTTCGGCGATGCCCGCATGCTGATCGAGAAGTACCTGACCCAGCCCCGCCACGTCGAGGTCCAGGTGTTCTGCGATGGCCACGGCAACGGCGTCTACCTGTTCGAGCGCGACTGCTCGGTGCAGCGCCGCCACCAGAAGGTGCTCGAGGAAGCCCCCGCCCCGGGCATGAATGCCGAGCTGCGCCGCGAGATGGGCGAGGCCGCGGTACGTGCCGCCCAGGAGATCGGCTACGTGGGCGCCGGCACCGTCGAGTTCCTGCTGGACTCTTCACAAGGTCAGAACGGCGCGTTTTTCTTCATGGAGATGAACACCCGCCTGCAGGTGGAGCACCCCGTCACCGAGATGATCACCGGCCAGGACCTGGTCGAGTGGCAGCTGCGGGTGGCCATGTGCGAGGCCCTGCCGCTCCAGCAGGACGAGCTGACCATCACCGGCCACAGCTTCGAGGCGCGGCTCTACGCCGAAGACCCGGCGCAGGACTTCCTGCCCGCTACCGGCACCCTGACGAGCTTCGCCATGGACCTCGAAGGCGCCGGCCTTAGCTCTTATGAAAAGGGCCGTGCGCGCGTGCGCCTGGATAGCGGCGTGGAGAGCGGCGACGTCGTCTCCATGCACTACGACCCGATGCTGGCCAAGCTGATCGTTCACGGCGACGACCGCGACCAGGCACTCGCCACCCTCAACCGAGCGCTGGCCGCGCTGGACGTACGGGGCGTGGTGACCAACCGCTCCTTCCTGCAGCGTCTGGCCACCCACCCAGCGTTCAAGGCCGCCGAGCTGGATACCCGCTTTATCGAGCGCCACCACGACACCCTGTTCGCCGCCGAGCACCCCGCCACCGAGGAGTACGCCAGCGCCGCGCTGATCGCCCTGGACCAATTAGGCCGCGAGCGCGAAAGCGACTCCCCCTGGGACCGCCACGACGGCTTCCGCCTCAACGCCCCGCACGGCATCCGCATCGCCCTGTGCGACCGGCAGGATGCAGCCAGCCCCGTCGTGGTAGAAGGCAGCCGCGAGAGCGACGCCGACCCGTGGTGTCTCACCATCGGCAGCAAGACCCTCACCGCCAGCCTGCAGCCGCTGGAAGGTGACGCCGTGGCGATAACCCTCAACGGCCATCGCCGCCGCCTGCAGGCGCGCCTGGTTGGCGAGGGGGAGCGTCATATCATCGTCATGGTCGATCCCGCCGGCGAATCCCGCCTGCTCTGGCAGCGCATCGACGCCATCGACCACGGCCACCACGAAGTCGAATCGACCCTCACCGCCCCCATGCACGGCACCGTGGTGGCGCTGCTGGTGGAAGCCGGTCAGAAGGTAGAGAAAGGCATGCCGCTGATGGTCATGGAAGCCATGAAGATGGAACACACCCTCACCGCCCCCGCCGACGGCCAGGTGGAACGCTTCCACTTCGCCGCCGGCGATACCGTCGGCCAAGGGGATGTGCTGCTCGAGTTTTCGCCAGAGGAGTAG
- a CDS encoding ABC transporter ATP-binding protein: MSDLSQPHLPQAVAVPLLPLTLEGVGFSHRGQRLLGDITLTLGAGRTLIMGPNGAGKSLLMRLCHGLLTPSAGQIRWNGQPLSPALALRQAMVFQRPVLLRRSALANLTYVLAIRGCPRRQRKPRAQAALERFGLAPLALRPARVLSGGEQQRLALARAWLLDPDILFLDEPTAALDPAAIRAVEEAVNQFHHRGTKIVMTTHDLNQARRLADDVVFLNAGRLLEHSPAERFFDTPQSGEAAAFVRGELPW; encoded by the coding sequence ATGAGCGACTTGAGCCAGCCCCACCTGCCCCAGGCAGTGGCCGTGCCGCTGCTGCCGCTGACCCTCGAGGGAGTGGGCTTCAGCCATCGCGGCCAGCGCCTGCTGGGCGACATCACCCTGACCCTGGGCGCCGGCCGCACCCTGATCATGGGGCCCAACGGCGCCGGCAAGAGCCTGCTGATGCGTCTTTGCCACGGCCTGCTGACACCCAGCGCCGGGCAGATCCGCTGGAACGGCCAGCCGCTGAGCCCGGCGCTGGCGTTGCGCCAAGCCATGGTCTTCCAGCGCCCGGTGCTGCTACGCCGCAGTGCACTTGCCAACCTCACCTATGTGCTGGCGATCCGCGGCTGCCCGCGGCGTCAGCGCAAGCCCCGCGCCCAGGCGGCGCTGGAACGCTTTGGCCTGGCCCCGCTCGCCCTGCGCCCGGCGCGGGTGCTGTCCGGCGGCGAACAGCAGCGCCTGGCGCTGGCCCGGGCCTGGCTGCTGGATCCCGATATCCTGTTCCTCGACGAACCCACCGCGGCCCTCGACCCCGCGGCGATTCGCGCCGTCGAGGAAGCGGTAAACCAGTTCCACCATCGCGGCACCAAGATCGTGATGACCACCCACGACCTCAACCAGGCGCGCCGCCTGGCCGACGACGTGGTGTTCCTCAACGCCGGACGGCTGCTCGAGCACAGTCCCGCCGAGCGCTTCTTCGATACGCCCCAGAGCGGCGAAGCCGCCGCCTTCGTGCGCGGCGAGCTGCCCTGGTAG
- a CDS encoding enoyl-CoA hydratase (Catalyzes the reversible hydration of unsaturated fatty acyl-CoA to beta-hydroxyacyl-CoA) has product MATTTLCELHTDERGVARLTLNRPEVHNAFDDSLIAELNEHLAELHAAAERGDVRAVVLGSEGKHFSAGADLNWMKRMVEYDLEANLSDSRRLAEMMQRLDTLPCPSVCRVQGAAFGGAVGLAACCDIVIASEKARFCLSEVRIGLAPAVISPYVQRAIGPRQMRRFALSAEEIDAATGLGLGLVHQVVGHDDLDDEIETMLATLLAGSPQAQRATKALLAEVAREPDSDATREHSCRVISELRVSDEGQEGLASFFDKRAPRWRPPQDDTP; this is encoded by the coding sequence ATGGCAACGACGACACTCTGCGAGCTACATACCGACGAACGCGGCGTCGCCCGGCTGACGCTGAACCGCCCCGAGGTGCACAACGCCTTCGACGACAGCCTGATCGCCGAGCTCAACGAACACCTCGCCGAACTCCACGCCGCCGCCGAGCGCGGCGACGTCCGCGCAGTGGTGCTGGGCTCCGAAGGCAAGCACTTCTCCGCCGGCGCCGACCTGAACTGGATGAAGCGCATGGTCGAGTATGACCTCGAGGCCAACCTGAGTGACTCGCGCAGGCTCGCCGAGATGATGCAGCGCCTCGACACCCTGCCCTGCCCCAGCGTGTGCCGGGTGCAGGGGGCCGCCTTCGGCGGCGCCGTGGGCCTGGCCGCCTGCTGCGATATCGTCATCGCCTCCGAAAAAGCCCGCTTCTGCCTCTCCGAGGTCAGGATCGGCCTTGCTCCGGCAGTCATCAGCCCCTATGTGCAGCGCGCCATCGGCCCCCGCCAGATGCGCCGCTTCGCGCTCAGCGCCGAGGAGATCGACGCCGCCACCGGCCTTGGGCTCGGTCTGGTTCACCAGGTGGTGGGCCACGATGACCTGGATGACGAGATCGAGACCATGCTCGCGACGCTGCTGGCCGGCTCACCCCAGGCCCAGCGCGCCACCAAGGCGCTGCTCGCCGAGGTCGCCCGGGAGCCCGACAGCGATGCCACCCGCGAGCACAGCTGCCGCGTGATCAGCGAGCTGCGCGTAAGCGACGAAGGCCAGGAGGGCCTGGCCAGCTTCTTCGACAAGCGCGCCCCGCGCTGGCGCCCGCCACAGGACGACACCCCATGA
- a CDS encoding acyl-CoA dehydrogenase (catalyzes the formation of 3-methylbut-2-enoyl CoA from 3-methylbutanoyl CoA): MHSAYTPLDFGLADELNMLRDQVNAFARDEIAPRAAEIDASNDFPSDLWRKFGDMGLLGITVPDEDGGSGMGYLAHCIAMEEISRASASVALSFGAHSNLCVNQIALNGSAEQKAKYLPKLISGEHVGALAMSETGAGSDVVSMQLRADKRGGTYVLNGSKMWITNGPDADVLVVYAKTDPNAGAKGITAFLIEKGFAGFSTAQKLDKLGMRGSNTCELVFQECKVPAENVLGEVNKGARVLMSGLDYERTVLAAGPIGIMQAAMDVVVPYIHERKQFGQAIGEFQLVQGKVADMATTLNACRAYLYAVAGACDRGKVSRKDAAGVILYCAEKATQLALDAIQLLGGNGYINDYPTGRLLRDAKLYEIGAGTSEIRRMLIGREIFAESR, translated from the coding sequence ATGCACAGCGCCTATACGCCCCTCGACTTCGGCCTCGCCGACGAGCTCAACATGCTGCGCGACCAGGTCAACGCCTTCGCCCGTGACGAGATCGCCCCGCGCGCCGCCGAGATCGACGCCAGCAACGACTTCCCGTCCGACCTGTGGCGCAAGTTCGGCGACATGGGCCTGCTCGGCATCACCGTGCCGGACGAGGATGGCGGCAGCGGCATGGGCTACCTCGCCCACTGCATCGCCATGGAGGAGATCTCCCGGGCCAGCGCCTCGGTGGCGCTGTCGTTTGGCGCCCACTCCAACCTCTGCGTCAACCAGATCGCCCTCAACGGCTCGGCCGAACAGAAGGCCAAGTACCTGCCCAAGCTGATCAGCGGCGAGCACGTCGGCGCCTTGGCGATGTCGGAGACCGGCGCCGGCTCAGACGTGGTCTCCATGCAGCTGCGCGCCGACAAGCGCGGCGGCACGTACGTGCTCAACGGCAGCAAGATGTGGATCACCAACGGCCCCGACGCCGACGTGCTGGTGGTCTACGCCAAGACCGACCCCAACGCCGGCGCCAAGGGCATCACTGCCTTTCTAATCGAGAAGGGGTTTGCCGGCTTCTCGACGGCCCAGAAGCTCGACAAGCTCGGCATGCGCGGCTCCAACACCTGCGAGCTGGTGTTCCAGGAGTGTAAGGTGCCCGCCGAGAACGTGTTGGGCGAAGTGAACAAGGGCGCGCGGGTGCTGATGAGCGGCCTGGACTACGAGCGCACCGTGCTCGCCGCCGGGCCCATCGGCATCATGCAGGCCGCCATGGACGTGGTGGTGCCCTATATCCACGAGCGCAAGCAGTTCGGCCAGGCGATCGGCGAGTTCCAACTGGTGCAGGGCAAGGTCGCCGACATGGCCACCACCCTCAACGCCTGCCGCGCCTACCTCTACGCCGTGGCCGGCGCCTGCGACCGCGGCAAGGTGTCTCGCAAGGACGCCGCCGGGGTGATCCTCTACTGCGCCGAGAAGGCCACCCAGCTGGCGCTGGACGCCATCCAGCTGCTAGGAGGCAACGGCTATATCAACGACTACCCCACCGGGCGCCTGCTGCGCGACGCCAAGCTCTACGAGATCGGCGCCGGGACCAGTGAGATACGCCGCATGTTGATCGGCCGCGAGATCTTCGCAGAGTCACGGTAG
- a CDS encoding DNA-binding protein — translation MTAHAYLTTREAADYLRLKERKLYDLVRQELIPCTRVTGKLLFPRQALDLWLMNHLEGDQRSREPLAAILAGSQDPLLEWAVRESGSQLATLCHGSGDGVRRLLAGEALVAGVHLLDPESGRYNDPPSLGLGGMRDLVAIRWARRRQGLMLAPGNPLGIAGLADLARPRLVLAHRQPDAGAERLLTLLLARAGMDLEALSLSPDVALSEDDLALAVRRGDADAGLGVEASARRHGLDFIGLHDECFDLLMRRRSYFEAPLQRLMRFAREPRCRDWAARAGGYDLSEQGEVVYNA, via the coding sequence ATGACCGCTCATGCCTACCTCACCACCCGCGAGGCCGCCGACTACCTGCGCCTCAAGGAGCGCAAGCTCTACGACCTGGTGCGCCAGGAACTCATCCCCTGCACCCGGGTGACCGGCAAGCTGCTGTTCCCGCGCCAGGCGCTGGACCTGTGGCTGATGAACCATCTGGAGGGCGACCAGCGCAGCCGCGAGCCGCTGGCGGCGATCCTCGCCGGCAGTCAGGATCCGCTGCTGGAGTGGGCGGTGCGCGAGTCGGGCTCGCAGCTGGCCACGCTGTGCCACGGCAGCGGCGACGGCGTGCGCAGGCTGCTGGCGGGTGAGGCGCTGGTCGCCGGTGTGCATCTGCTCGACCCGGAGAGCGGGCGCTACAACGATCCCCCGTCGCTGGGGCTGGGCGGCATGCGCGACCTGGTGGCGATCCGCTGGGCGCGGCGCCGCCAGGGGCTGATGCTGGCCCCCGGTAATCCGCTGGGGATTGCCGGGCTCGCCGACCTGGCCCGGCCGCGGCTGGTGCTGGCCCACCGCCAGCCGGATGCCGGTGCCGAGCGGCTGCTGACGCTGCTGCTGGCGCGGGCCGGCATGGACCTGGAAGCGCTGTCGCTAAGCCCTGACGTGGCCCTGAGCGAGGATGACCTGGCGCTGGCGGTGCGCCGCGGCGATGCCGATGCGGGGCTCGGCGTCGAGGCATCGGCCCGCCGGCATGGGCTCGATTTCATCGGCCTGCACGACGAGTGCTTCGATCTGCTGATGCGCCGCCGCAGCTACTTCGAGGCGCCGCTGCAGCGCCTGATGCGTTTCGCCCGCGAGCCGCGCTGCCGGGACTGGGCGGCGCGGGCCGGGGGCTACGATCTCAGCGAGCAGGGCGAGGTGGTATATAACGCCTAG
- a CDS encoding methylcrotonoyl-CoA carboxylase, translated as MAILTTQINPRSELFQANEAAMRAEVAQLRELTTAIRRGGGDKARTRHEGRGKLFVRDRIDHLLDEGSTFLEFSALAAHEVYGDAVPAASIVTGIGRISGVECVIVANDATVKGGTYYPLTVKKHIRAQEIARKHRLPCIYLVDSGGAYLPSQDEVFPDRDHFGRIFYNQATLSAEGIPQIAVVMGSCTAGGAYVPAMADESVIVREQGTIFLGGPPLVKAATGESISAEALGGADVHAKLSGVADHYAENDAHALQLARACVSRLNWQKRGRLAMQPPKPPRLDPAELYGIVGTDLKKPFDVREVIGRIVDDSDFDEFKRYYGDTLVTGFAHIHGHPVGIVANNGVLFSESAVKGAHFIELCAQRKIPLLFLQNITGFMVGSKYEHEGIAKHGAKLVTAVACARVPKFTVLIGGSFGAGNYGMCGRAFEPNLLFMWPNARISVMGGEQAAGVLAQVKREQHERDGREWSAEDEEAFKAPTREQYEHQGHPYYASARLWDDGVIDPAQTRDVLGLALAAAMNAEIDDTKFGVFRM; from the coding sequence ATGGCCATTCTGACGACCCAGATCAACCCGCGCAGCGAGCTGTTCCAGGCCAACGAGGCGGCGATGCGCGCCGAGGTGGCCCAGTTGCGCGAGCTGACCACGGCGATCCGCCGGGGCGGCGGCGATAAGGCCCGCACCCGGCATGAGGGCCGCGGCAAGCTGTTCGTGCGCGACCGCATCGACCACCTGCTCGACGAGGGCTCAACGTTTCTCGAGTTCTCGGCGCTGGCTGCCCATGAGGTCTACGGCGATGCGGTACCCGCCGCCAGCATCGTCACCGGCATCGGCCGCATCTCCGGGGTCGAGTGCGTGATCGTCGCCAACGACGCTACGGTCAAGGGCGGCACGTATTACCCACTTACGGTGAAGAAACACATCCGCGCCCAGGAGATCGCCCGCAAGCATCGCCTGCCGTGTATTTATCTGGTCGACTCCGGCGGCGCCTACCTGCCGAGCCAGGACGAGGTATTCCCCGACCGCGACCACTTCGGGCGCATCTTCTATAACCAGGCCACCCTCTCCGCCGAGGGTATCCCGCAGATCGCCGTGGTGATGGGCTCCTGCACCGCCGGCGGCGCCTACGTGCCGGCCATGGCCGACGAGTCGGTCATCGTCCGCGAACAGGGCACCATCTTCCTCGGCGGCCCGCCACTGGTGAAGGCCGCCACCGGCGAGAGCATCAGCGCCGAGGCGCTGGGCGGCGCCGACGTCCACGCCAAGCTCAGCGGCGTGGCCGACCACTACGCCGAAAACGACGCCCACGCCCTGCAGCTGGCCCGCGCCTGTGTGTCGCGGCTCAACTGGCAGAAGCGCGGACGGCTCGCCATGCAGCCTCCCAAGCCGCCGCGGCTCGACCCCGCCGAGCTCTACGGCATCGTCGGCACCGACCTCAAGAAGCCCTTCGACGTGCGCGAGGTGATCGGACGCATCGTCGACGACTCCGATTTCGACGAGTTCAAGCGCTACTACGGCGACACCCTGGTCACCGGCTTTGCGCATATCCACGGCCACCCGGTGGGCATCGTCGCCAATAACGGCGTGCTGTTCTCCGAGTCGGCGGTCAAGGGCGCGCACTTTATCGAGCTCTGCGCCCAGCGCAAGATCCCGCTGCTGTTCCTGCAGAACATCACCGGCTTCATGGTCGGCTCCAAGTACGAACACGAAGGCATCGCCAAGCACGGCGCCAAGCTGGTCACCGCCGTGGCCTGCGCCCGGGTGCCCAAGTTCACCGTGCTGATCGGCGGCAGCTTCGGCGCCGGCAACTACGGCATGTGCGGCCGCGCCTTCGAGCCCAACCTGCTGTTTATGTGGCCCAACGCGCGCATCTCGGTGATGGGTGGGGAACAAGCTGCCGGCGTGCTGGCCCAGGTCAAGCGCGAGCAGCACGAGCGCGACGGCCGCGAGTGGAGCGCCGAAGACGAAGAAGCCTTCAAGGCCCCCACCCGCGAGCAGTACGAGCACCAGGGCCACCCCTACTACGCCAGCGCGCGACTATGGGACGACGGCGTGATCGACCCGGCCCAGACCCGCGACGTGCTGGGCCTCGCGCTCGCCGCCGCCATGAATGCCGAGATAGACGACACCAAATTTGGTGTTTTCAGGATGTAG
- a CDS encoding sodium-dependent bicarbonate transport family permease, translating to MPDIVVMFFLLGLLAGVVKSDLSIPKAAYDTLSLLLMLTIGLKGGMALYGNLGWSLVPELLAVAALGALIPLVLMPVLRRLVRLSPADSASIAAHYGSVSAGTFAVALAFAEGRGLPIGAEVTLYLVMMELPAIMVAIALYRRYSGKNSSEALQGIWHETLTNRGVILLAGGAVIGAMYGPMQGANVTELFTGAFHAVLALFLLQMGLTAAETLRPIPWFHWRLLTFALVAPFVLAMAGLGVGLMLGLPTGSLMILTALAASASYIAAPAAMRTAIPEANIGLAMLAALGFTFPLNVIVGIPLYHQLSVWLG from the coding sequence ATGCCCGATATCGTGGTGATGTTCTTCCTGCTTGGCCTGCTGGCCGGCGTGGTGAAGTCCGACCTGTCCATCCCCAAGGCCGCCTACGACACCCTGAGCCTGCTGCTGATGCTGACCATCGGCCTCAAAGGCGGCATGGCGCTGTACGGCAACCTCGGCTGGTCGCTGGTGCCCGAACTGTTGGCGGTCGCCGCCCTGGGTGCGCTGATTCCGCTGGTACTGATGCCGGTGCTGCGGCGCCTGGTGCGGCTGTCGCCAGCGGATAGCGCCAGCATCGCCGCCCACTACGGCTCGGTGAGTGCCGGCACCTTCGCCGTGGCACTGGCCTTCGCCGAGGGTCGCGGCCTGCCGATCGGCGCCGAAGTCACCCTCTACCTGGTGATGATGGAACTGCCGGCGATCATGGTCGCCATCGCCCTGTACCGCCGGTATTCCGGCAAGAATTCCAGCGAAGCGTTGCAGGGCATCTGGCATGAGACCCTGACCAACCGCGGGGTGATCCTGCTGGCAGGTGGCGCGGTGATCGGCGCCATGTATGGCCCCATGCAGGGCGCCAACGTCACCGAGCTGTTCACCGGCGCTTTTCATGCGGTGCTGGCGCTGTTCCTGCTGCAGATGGGCCTGACCGCCGCCGAGACCCTGCGCCCCATCCCCTGGTTCCACTGGCGGCTGCTCACCTTCGCCCTGGTAGCGCCGTTCGTGTTGGCCATGGCCGGCCTGGGCGTCGGCCTGATGCTGGGCCTGCCCACCGGCTCGCTGATGATCCTCACTGCGCTTGCCGCCAGCGCCTCCTATATCGCTGCACCGGCGGCCATGCGCACCGCCATTCCTGAGGCCAATATCGGCCTGGCGATGCTCGCCGCGCTGGGCTTCACCTTCCCGCTGAACGTGATCGTGGGCATTCCGCTCTACCATCAGCTCAGCGTCTGGCTGGGATGA
- a CDS encoding ABC transporter permease, translating to MPTADNAFTTALSLILTLDPALMDIVRLSLQVSLSAVLIAALIGLPLGAALALWAFPGRGMVVVMLNAFMGLPPVVAGLMVYLMLSRAGPLGQLGLLFTPTAMVIAQTVLVLPIVAALARQHIEALLGEYREQLTSFGLGRARMMPTLLWDARVALTTVVLAGFGRASAEVGAVLIVGGNIDGVTRVMTTAIALETNRGNLALALGLGLVLLLLVACVNGAAHLLGERTRRQMG from the coding sequence ATGCCAACTGCCGACAACGCCTTTACTACCGCGCTGAGCTTGATTCTCACCCTCGACCCGGCGCTGATGGATATCGTCAGGCTGTCGCTGCAAGTGTCGCTGAGCGCCGTCCTGATCGCCGCGCTGATCGGCCTGCCGCTGGGCGCGGCGCTGGCGCTATGGGCCTTTCCGGGTCGCGGCATGGTAGTGGTGATGCTCAACGCCTTCATGGGGCTGCCGCCGGTGGTCGCCGGCCTGATGGTCTACCTGATGCTGTCGCGAGCCGGGCCACTCGGCCAGTTGGGTCTGCTGTTCACACCCACCGCCATGGTCATCGCCCAGACGGTGCTGGTACTGCCCATCGTTGCCGCCCTGGCCCGCCAGCATATCGAGGCGCTGCTCGGCGAGTACCGCGAGCAGCTGACCTCCTTCGGCCTGGGCCGCGCACGCATGATGCCGACCCTACTGTGGGATGCCCGGGTGGCCCTCACCACGGTGGTACTGGCCGGCTTCGGCCGTGCCAGTGCCGAGGTCGGCGCGGTGCTGATCGTGGGCGGCAATATCGACGGCGTGACCCGGGTGATGACCACCGCGATCGCGCTGGAGACCAACCGCGGCAACCTGGCGCTGGCGCTCGGCCTGGGCCTGGTGCTGCTGCTGCTGGTGGCCTGCGTCAACGGCGCCGCCCACCTGCTCGGCGAGCGCACCAGGAGGCAGATGGGATGA